Proteins encoded together in one Chitinophaga sp. LS1 window:
- a CDS encoding ABC-F family ATP-binding cassette domain-containing protein: MLIALQDITFEFGARAIVENASWHIIPGDRVGLIGMNGTGKSTILRVINGEYSVSKGSVNKAKNLSLGFFNQDLLSFESDDSILEVGMTAFEEAIKLEKDIERLTQELETNQSEELLIEFSDKLHLFETLGGYEMKHRSAQVLEGLGFSTADLERPYNQFSGGWRMRVLLAKLILQQPDVLMLDEPTNHLDLPSIEWLEKYLQSYNGAVIIVSHDRFFLDRMVNKIVELYQQQLHHYSGNYEDYEQEKELRREMQQRSYENQQEYIRQQERFIERFKAKASKAAQAQSAMKRLDRLDRVEQVDGGPSKIRINFTIDKTPGKIICTLEEVTKKYGNLTILDQASAIINRGDKIALIGANGKGKSTLLRVIAGTEEMEGERIPGHNVVDSFYAQHQLESLNMESEILDELKSCGSGRTEVELRSLLGCFLFTGDDVYKKIRILSGGEKARVALAKTIISQANFLLLDEPTNHLDMNSVQMLIDALSKYDGTYVLVSHDRYFVSQTANKIWEIVDGEIKEFRGTYTEWEEHKKRQAEVAKQQAAAAKEQKKEAAAPAVKQQEPRAPIDKDKKKELQKQQKQFQQLEEQLAKLNLKKTDLETEMNNPDVYADKARFQKVEAAYAQLGKELKSATAEYEKAFEKLMELEG, from the coding sequence ATGCTAATAGCACTTCAGGACATTACTTTTGAGTTTGGCGCAAGGGCCATTGTAGAAAACGCCTCGTGGCATATCATTCCCGGCGACCGTGTAGGATTGATCGGGATGAATGGAACCGGGAAATCCACTATTTTACGTGTTATTAACGGGGAGTATTCCGTTTCAAAAGGTAGCGTCAACAAAGCTAAAAACCTCTCTCTTGGTTTCTTTAACCAGGATCTTCTGAGCTTCGAATCTGACGACTCCATCCTCGAAGTGGGTATGACCGCTTTTGAAGAAGCCATTAAATTGGAAAAAGACATCGAGCGCCTTACCCAGGAACTGGAAACTAACCAGTCCGAAGAGCTCCTGATCGAATTCAGTGATAAACTTCACCTCTTCGAAACCCTCGGCGGTTACGAAATGAAACACCGTTCTGCACAAGTACTGGAAGGTCTCGGTTTCAGCACTGCTGACCTGGAAAGACCTTACAACCAGTTTTCCGGAGGTTGGCGCATGCGCGTACTCCTGGCAAAACTGATCCTGCAGCAACCGGATGTACTCATGCTCGATGAGCCGACGAACCACCTTGACCTCCCTTCCATCGAATGGCTGGAAAAATACCTGCAAAGCTATAACGGCGCTGTGATCATCGTATCGCACGATCGTTTCTTCCTCGACAGAATGGTCAACAAGATTGTTGAGTTGTACCAGCAGCAGCTGCACCACTACTCAGGCAATTACGAAGACTACGAACAGGAAAAAGAACTGCGCCGCGAAATGCAGCAGCGTTCTTACGAAAATCAACAGGAATACATCCGCCAGCAGGAACGCTTTATCGAGCGATTCAAAGCCAAAGCTTCCAAGGCCGCACAGGCACAGAGTGCTATGAAACGCCTGGACAGACTGGATAGAGTAGAACAGGTAGATGGTGGTCCTTCCAAGATCAGAATCAACTTCACGATTGATAAAACACCGGGAAAGATTATCTGTACCCTGGAAGAAGTGACCAAGAAATATGGTAATCTCACCATCCTGGATCAGGCCAGCGCAATCATCAACCGTGGTGACAAGATCGCCCTGATTGGGGCAAACGGTAAGGGTAAATCTACCCTGCTCCGCGTAATCGCTGGTACGGAAGAAATGGAAGGCGAACGCATTCCCGGTCACAACGTAGTAGACAGCTTCTACGCACAGCACCAGCTGGAAAGTCTGAACATGGAGAGCGAAATCCTCGACGAACTGAAAAGCTGCGGTAGCGGTCGTACAGAAGTAGAGCTCCGCTCCCTCCTGGGTTGTTTCCTCTTCACCGGCGACGATGTATATAAGAAGATCCGCATCCTCTCCGGGGGTGAAAAAGCACGTGTGGCGCTGGCAAAAACAATCATCAGTCAGGCGAACTTCCTGCTGCTCGATGAGCCGACGAACCACCTGGACATGAACTCCGTACAGATGCTGATCGATGCACTCTCCAAGTACGACGGTACCTATGTACTCGTTTCCCACGACCGTTATTTCGTAAGCCAGACGGCTAACAAAATATGGGAAATTGTGGATGGTGAGATCAAGGAATTCAGAGGCACCTATACTGAGTGGGAAGAGCATAAAAAACGCCAGGCAGAAGTAGCAAAACAACAGGCCGCAGCTGCTAAAGAACAGAAAAAAGAAGCGGCAGCACCTGCAGTAAAACAACAGGAACCAAGAGCGCCAATCGATAAGGATAAGAAAAAAGAACTCCAGAAACAGCAAAAGCAATTCCAGCAACTGGAAGAGCAACTGGCTAAGCTGAATTTAAAGAAAACCGACCTGGAAACGGAAATGAATAATCCGGACGTCTATGCCGACAAAGCCCGTTTTCAAAAGGTAGAAGCAGCATATGCTCAACTGGGCAAAGAATTGAAAAGCGCCACCGCAGAATACGAAAAGGCATTTGAAAAACTGATGGAGCTGGAAGGTTAA
- the thrS gene encoding threonine--tRNA ligase, translating into MINITLPDGAVRQYEAGVTAMDIAKSISEGLARKVLAAKVNGQVVDAARPITTDSTLQLLTWSDVEGKSTMWHSSAHLMAEALESIYPGVKFGYGPALEGGFYYDIDLGGRTISDEDLRKVEAKMAELAKANNAYERREVSKVEALDYFTKKGDEYKIETINELEDGKITFYTQGNFTDLCRGPHIPSTGFIKAIKLTNIAGAYWRGNEKNKMLTRIYGVTFPNQKELDEHLFLLEEAKKRDHRKLGKELELFTFSEKVGLGLPLWLPKGAMLRERLQAFLQKAQLDLGYLPVVTPHIGNVNLYKTSGHYEKYGKDSFQTIHTPEEGEEFMLKPMNCPHHCEIYKASPKSYKDLPVRFAEFGTVYRYEQHGELHGLTRVRGFTQDDAHLFCRPDQVKEEFMKVIDLVLYVFNSLSFTDFTAQISLRHQTDRTKYIGTEENWNLAEQAIIEAAAEKGLRTVTEYDEAAFYGPKLDFMVKDALGRKWQLGTIQVDYNLPERFELEYIGADNQRHRPVMIHRAPFGSLERFIAVLIEHCGGKFPLWLTPTQVKILPISDKSQAYAEKVAELLKKSEIRAEIDDRSEKIGKKIRETELAKVPYMLVLGEKEAAEGKVAVRRQAKGDLGAMDIDQFIALVQEEVTNRKSFE; encoded by the coding sequence ATGATCAACATTACATTACCGGATGGCGCAGTTCGTCAGTATGAAGCAGGAGTAACTGCAATGGACATTGCCAAATCCATCAGTGAGGGATTGGCACGCAAAGTATTAGCCGCTAAAGTGAACGGGCAGGTGGTAGACGCCGCCCGCCCTATAACGACGGACAGTACGCTGCAATTGCTGACCTGGTCTGATGTGGAAGGTAAGTCTACCATGTGGCACTCCTCCGCCCACCTGATGGCAGAAGCGCTGGAATCAATCTATCCGGGCGTAAAGTTCGGTTATGGCCCTGCACTTGAAGGCGGTTTTTACTACGACATCGACCTGGGTGGCCGTACCATCTCCGACGAAGATCTGCGTAAGGTAGAAGCAAAGATGGCTGAACTGGCAAAAGCCAACAACGCTTATGAACGTAGGGAAGTCAGCAAAGTAGAAGCATTGGATTACTTCACCAAAAAAGGTGATGAATATAAAATAGAGACCATCAACGAGCTGGAGGATGGTAAAATTACCTTCTATACACAAGGTAATTTCACTGATCTGTGCCGTGGCCCACACATTCCAAGTACCGGTTTTATCAAAGCGATCAAGCTGACAAATATTGCTGGTGCCTATTGGAGAGGTAATGAAAAGAACAAGATGCTGACCCGCATCTATGGTGTTACTTTCCCTAACCAGAAAGAACTGGATGAACACCTGTTCCTGCTGGAAGAAGCAAAGAAACGTGACCACCGTAAACTGGGTAAGGAACTGGAACTGTTCACCTTCTCCGAAAAGGTTGGTTTAGGTTTGCCACTGTGGCTGCCAAAAGGCGCCATGCTCCGTGAAAGACTCCAGGCTTTTCTGCAGAAAGCACAGCTGGACCTGGGATATTTACCGGTTGTAACGCCGCACATCGGTAACGTGAACCTGTATAAGACTTCCGGTCACTATGAAAAATATGGTAAAGACAGTTTCCAGACCATCCACACACCAGAGGAAGGCGAGGAGTTCATGCTGAAACCCATGAACTGTCCACACCACTGTGAAATTTACAAAGCCAGCCCTAAGAGCTATAAAGACCTGCCGGTACGCTTTGCAGAATTTGGTACAGTATACCGTTACGAGCAGCATGGTGAACTCCATGGTCTGACCCGTGTACGTGGATTTACTCAGGATGATGCGCACCTCTTCTGCCGTCCTGACCAGGTGAAGGAAGAGTTCATGAAAGTGATCGACCTGGTATTATATGTATTCAATAGTCTGAGCTTTACTGATTTTACAGCCCAGATCTCCCTGCGTCACCAGACAGACAGAACCAAGTACATCGGTACAGAGGAAAACTGGAACCTGGCAGAACAGGCGATCATTGAAGCAGCAGCAGAAAAAGGCCTGAGAACAGTAACAGAATACGACGAAGCAGCGTTCTATGGTCCTAAACTGGACTTCATGGTGAAGGATGCCCTGGGCCGTAAATGGCAGTTGGGTACCATCCAGGTGGATTACAACCTGCCTGAGCGTTTCGAACTCGAATATATCGGTGCAGATAACCAACGCCACCGCCCTGTAATGATCCACCGTGCGCCATTCGGTTCACTGGAAAGATTCATCGCCGTACTGATCGAACATTGCGGTGGTAAATTCCCGCTGTGGCTGACACCTACGCAGGTGAAAATCCTGCCAATTAGTGATAAGAGTCAGGCATATGCAGAAAAAGTGGCAGAATTGTTAAAAAAATCAGAAATTAGAGCAGAAATTGATGACCGGAGTGAGAAGATAGGTAAAAAGATCAGAGAAACCGAGCTTGCTAAGGTTCCCTATATGCTGGTACTGGGCGAAAAAGAGGCCGCTGAAGGCAAGGTAGCTGTACGCAGACAGGCCAAGGGAGACTTAGGAGCTATGGATATCGATCAATTCATCGCACTGGTCCAGGAAGAAGTCACAAACAGAAAATCTTTCGAATAA
- a CDS encoding response regulator, with product MEDRIICFLIDDDDDDQEIFSLALSNIDENIHCITANDGIDALTKLNREDKFTPHFIFLDLNMVRMNGRECLQEIRKIPRLENVPVIIYSTSSEQRDIVETKHMGAADYIVKPPSMALLEKRLEQVLRGYNT from the coding sequence ATGGAGGATAGGATCATTTGCTTCTTAATAGACGATGACGATGATGACCAGGAGATCTTTTCCCTGGCATTGAGCAACATCGATGAGAATATACATTGTATCACTGCCAATGATGGTATTGACGCACTGACAAAGTTGAACAGAGAAGATAAGTTCACCCCACACTTTATCTTTCTCGACCTGAATATGGTGCGCATGAACGGAAGGGAATGCCTGCAGGAAATCCGAAAGATTCCAAGGTTAGAAAATGTCCCTGTGATTATCTATTCCACTTCATCCGAACAACGCGACATTGTTGAAACCAAACATATGGGCGCTGCCGATTATATCGTTAAACCACCCAGTATGGCCCTCCTTGAAAAAAGATTGGAGCAAGTTTTGAGAGGGTATAATACCTGA
- the infC gene encoding translation initiation factor IF-3, translating to MQQGPRPNFNRGGRTPNFRREQQQEHRTNRMIRVPEVRLVGENIEVGVYRTEDALRMAEEQQLDLVEISPNAAPPVCRIIDYNKFLYEKKKKEKEMKANAHKSEVKEIRFTPNTDDHDFDFKAKHAEKFLKDGNKVKTYVQFKGRAIMFKERGELILLKFAERLAEVGALEGMPTMEGKRMIAIFAPKSAKKKPGSGNKEPKEDRAPREPREPREPKEDRPQQPREPRESRPITPAQVSAAPASTPENKPE from the coding sequence ATGCAGCAAGGACCCAGACCAAATTTTAACAGGGGTGGAAGAACCCCCAACTTCCGTAGAGAACAGCAACAAGAACACCGCACAAACAGAATGATTCGCGTTCCGGAAGTGCGTTTAGTGGGAGAGAACATTGAAGTAGGCGTATACCGCACGGAGGATGCCCTGCGTATGGCCGAAGAACAGCAACTGGACCTGGTTGAAATATCTCCGAATGCCGCTCCACCTGTCTGCCGCATCATTGACTATAATAAATTCCTTTACGAAAAGAAGAAGAAGGAAAAGGAAATGAAGGCGAATGCGCACAAAAGCGAAGTAAAAGAAATTCGCTTTACGCCTAATACCGACGACCATGACTTCGACTTCAAAGCCAAACATGCGGAGAAATTCCTCAAAGATGGTAATAAAGTAAAAACATATGTGCAGTTCAAAGGTCGTGCAATCATGTTCAAGGAACGAGGAGAGCTGATACTTTTGAAATTTGCAGAAAGATTGGCAGAAGTAGGTGCACTGGAAGGTATGCCTACCATGGAAGGTAAGCGTATGATCGCCATCTTCGCGCCTAAATCAGCTAAGAAAAAGCCAGGTTCTGGTAATAAAGAACCGAAGGAAGACCGTGCACCAAGGGAACCTAGAGAACCTAGGGAACCCAAAGAAGATCGTCCGCAGCAGCCAAGAGAGCCAAGGGAATCACGCCCTATCACTCCTGCCCAGGTATCTGCAGCACCAGCTTCAACACCTGAAAATAAACCAGAATAA
- a CDS encoding DUF3347 domain-containing protein, with product MRFIVAALLLISIAACQSSTRQENGEKGDTTALQAPYATVFYDSLQLAMESYYSLTEGLTQANITYIDRYSAELKQHLDSLPLNSLQMDSGRLANVRNQVTSMSAELSGLVSEKAIEEKRAAFDMVSGLLFDLIKVTGVKGKTVYRQYCPMALKDAGGYWLSNSSKKTNPYFGNDMLGCVEVTDSLRFN from the coding sequence ATGAGGTTCATAGTAGCGGCATTATTACTGATCAGCATAGCAGCCTGTCAATCATCCACCAGGCAGGAGAACGGAGAAAAAGGGGATACTACGGCATTACAGGCGCCTTACGCCACTGTCTTTTACGATTCATTACAGTTAGCCATGGAGAGTTACTATTCCCTGACAGAAGGACTGACCCAGGCAAACATCACATATATAGACCGGTATAGTGCCGAGTTGAAACAACACCTCGACAGTCTGCCGCTCAATTCCCTGCAAATGGATTCCGGCCGGCTGGCAAATGTAAGGAACCAGGTGACCAGCATGAGTGCTGAGTTAAGTGGTTTGGTAAGTGAGAAGGCTATTGAAGAGAAAAGAGCTGCATTTGATATGGTGTCTGGTTTGTTGTTTGATTTGATTAAAGTGACAGGTGTGAAAGGGAAAACCGTTTACCGTCAGTATTGTCCGATGGCACTGAAGGATGCCGGTGGGTATTGGCTGAGCAATTCCAGTAAGAAGACGAATCCTTATTTTGGAAACGATATGCTGGGGTGTGTAGAAGTCACGGATAGTCTGAGATTTAACTAA
- a CDS encoding ATP-binding protein, translating to MELTNTVIPEFLTGGGEMGALIRSHDWASTPLGRYETWPQSLKTCIRIILTSSQPMFVWWGPELINLYNDPYRSILGGKHPHVLGAPAAEVWKEIWDAVEPRATACMEKNIGTYDEALLLIMERNGYPEETYYTFSYSPIPGDYGGTNGIICANTDDTFRITGERQLRTLRDLGKIIMDTKSDSAVFAHTIDILKQNLHDFPFTCIYQVNTDTGMATQVGTSHENVLPAKIKLDSEIADYWKLPEAISFNKTLVISSLIDGFGNLPSGAWGRSPDNALVIPMNAGQSAVSVLLIVGLNPHRQLDEKYSSFFQLIADQIGSGLSNVYAYEEARKRAEALIEIDRAKTAFFNNISHEFRTPLTLMLGPLEELLAGNTSVFSTKQQADLETMHRNANRLLKLVNTLLDFSRIEAKKAQAQYCPVDLANVTMDLAGSFRSAIEHAGMQLEVDCRVLQETAYIDREMWEKIVLNLLSNAFKYTLKGTISVVLYEDDGHAILKVKDTGIGIPDEELPHMFERFHRVKQSGGRSFEGTGIGLSLVKELVLLHEGNITVESELGIGTTFTVSIPLGMAHLPEDQVSMHDNNDYFSLLPENFAQEAAQLDPGLGLAELDPNVDAEEDKPVILVVDDNGDMRDYLQRLLHHYYIVDTAANGKLALERIRQQVPELVISDVMMPEMDGVALLHHLKGDPDTSGIPVILLSARAGEEAKIAGYDIGADDYLVKPFSAKELLARVRAQIRITRLHRHAVEILQQSAQDLEQKVDERTAELLRKNNELEQFAYIASHDLQEPLRKIRTFSELLQKSMKDSGTQANHYFEKIQSSATRMTALIKDVLDYSRLSNPAARFVNTDLQAILKNTLTDFELLIEQKGALVQSDALPVVRGIPLQIQQLFTNLIGNSLKFCDKDPFIKISVAGVSFDELPEELSKDQSYIKLIFQDNGIGFEQQFSNRIFTIFQRLNDKKTYAGTGIGLALCKKIAENHHGLIQAEGELGKGATFTVYLPK from the coding sequence ATGGAACTGACAAATACTGTAATCCCAGAATTCCTCACTGGCGGTGGGGAAATGGGTGCATTAATTCGCTCCCATGACTGGGCTTCAACCCCATTAGGCCGTTATGAAACCTGGCCGCAAAGTTTGAAAACCTGTATACGCATCATCCTCACATCCAGCCAACCTATGTTTGTTTGGTGGGGACCGGAGCTGATCAATCTTTACAACGATCCTTACAGGTCGATCCTGGGAGGTAAACATCCCCATGTGTTAGGTGCACCTGCTGCCGAAGTGTGGAAGGAAATCTGGGATGCAGTAGAACCACGGGCCACAGCCTGCATGGAAAAGAATATCGGCACTTACGACGAAGCACTCCTGCTGATCATGGAGCGCAATGGCTATCCGGAAGAGACTTACTACACCTTTTCATATAGTCCGATACCCGGTGATTATGGTGGTACAAATGGGATAATTTGTGCCAATACAGACGATACCTTCCGCATTACAGGTGAAAGACAACTACGTACTTTAAGAGATTTGGGCAAGATAATCATGGATACTAAATCCGATTCGGCCGTCTTTGCCCATACCATCGATATACTTAAACAGAACCTGCACGACTTCCCGTTCACCTGCATTTACCAGGTAAATACGGACACCGGAATGGCCACACAGGTGGGTACTTCTCATGAAAATGTGCTGCCAGCAAAGATTAAGCTGGATAGTGAGATCGCAGATTACTGGAAATTGCCTGAGGCAATTAGTTTCAATAAGACACTGGTTATCAGCAGCCTGATAGATGGTTTTGGTAATTTACCTTCAGGTGCATGGGGCCGCTCGCCGGACAATGCTTTGGTCATTCCGATGAATGCTGGTCAGTCAGCCGTATCTGTACTGCTGATCGTCGGTCTGAATCCACATCGGCAGCTGGATGAAAAGTACAGCAGCTTTTTTCAACTCATAGCCGACCAGATTGGAAGTGGTCTTTCGAATGTGTACGCATACGAAGAAGCCCGCAAAAGAGCCGAAGCACTCATAGAAATCGACAGAGCCAAAACAGCCTTTTTCAATAACATCAGTCACGAATTCCGAACGCCGCTTACCCTTATGCTGGGTCCCCTGGAAGAATTGCTGGCTGGTAACACTTCTGTATTTTCGACGAAACAGCAAGCCGACCTGGAGACAATGCATAGGAACGCCAATCGGCTCCTGAAACTGGTAAACACCCTCCTTGACTTTAGTCGCATTGAAGCTAAAAAAGCACAGGCGCAGTATTGCCCTGTCGATCTTGCAAATGTAACAATGGACCTGGCTGGTAGTTTCCGTTCAGCAATCGAGCATGCCGGTATGCAACTGGAAGTGGATTGCCGCGTGCTACAGGAAACGGCATATATAGATAGAGAGATGTGGGAGAAGATCGTGCTCAACCTGCTCTCGAATGCTTTTAAATACACCCTGAAGGGTACTATTTCTGTTGTCTTATATGAGGATGATGGCCATGCTATTCTGAAAGTAAAAGATACGGGTATCGGTATACCAGATGAGGAACTGCCACATATGTTCGAACGTTTCCATAGAGTGAAGCAGAGTGGTGGCCGTTCTTTTGAAGGAACCGGTATTGGTCTGTCATTAGTGAAAGAACTGGTGCTGCTCCATGAGGGAAATATCACTGTGGAGAGTGAACTGGGTATAGGTACTACTTTCACCGTCAGTATTCCATTGGGTATGGCGCACCTGCCAGAAGATCAGGTTTCGATGCATGATAACAATGATTATTTCTCGTTGTTGCCTGAGAATTTTGCCCAGGAAGCCGCTCAGCTGGACCCCGGCTTAGGTCTGGCGGAGTTAGATCCGAATGTAGACGCTGAAGAGGATAAACCGGTTATCCTTGTTGTTGATGACAATGGTGATATGCGGGACTACCTTCAGCGCCTTCTCCACCATTATTATATAGTGGATACGGCAGCTAATGGGAAACTTGCGCTTGAACGTATTCGTCAACAGGTACCTGAGCTTGTGATCAGCGATGTGATGATGCCCGAAATGGACGGAGTGGCATTGTTGCATCACCTGAAAGGTGATCCCGACACATCTGGTATTCCCGTTATCCTGCTTTCGGCCAGAGCAGGTGAGGAAGCTAAAATAGCAGGTTACGATATTGGTGCAGATGATTATCTCGTCAAACCGTTTTCAGCGAAAGAATTATTAGCGAGGGTACGTGCACAGATCAGGATCACGAGGCTGCACCGCCACGCTGTGGAAATATTGCAGCAAAGTGCCCAGGACCTTGAACAAAAAGTTGATGAGCGAACTGCCGAATTGTTAAGAAAAAATAATGAGCTAGAACAATTTGCATATATCGCGAGTCATGACCTGCAGGAACCTCTGCGAAAAATCAGGACCTTCTCCGAATTGCTGCAAAAGAGTATGAAAGACAGTGGTACCCAGGCCAATCATTACTTCGAAAAGATCCAGTCATCTGCTACCCGAATGACGGCACTTATCAAAGACGTGCTGGACTATTCCCGTCTTTCTAATCCGGCAGCCCGTTTTGTGAATACCGACCTCCAGGCTATTTTGAAAAATACCCTAACTGACTTCGAATTATTGATAGAACAAAAGGGCGCCCTGGTACAATCAGATGCATTACCAGTTGTACGTGGAATCCCTTTACAAATACAGCAATTATTTACGAACCTGATCGGCAATTCCCTGAAATTCTGTGACAAAGATCCGTTTATAAAAATCAGCGTAGCTGGTGTATCCTTTGATGAACTTCCTGAAGAATTATCTAAAGATCAATCTTATATCAAACTGATCTTCCAGGACAATGGCATAGGGTTCGAACAACAATTTTCCAATCGCATCTTCACCATTTTCCAGCGCCTCAATGATAAAAAGACATATGCAGGTACGGGTATCGGCCTGGCGCTCTGTAAGAAAATTGCAGAAAACCACCATGGGTTGATACAAGCCGAGGGCGAACTGGGTAAGGGGGCTACCTTTACAGTATATTTACCGAAATAG